A stretch of the Mesorhizobium sp. Pch-S genome encodes the following:
- a CDS encoding HlyD family type I secretion periplasmic adaptor subunit: MKIDVRNKTRMGAKPAADTPAASDSMRTAAIAGWAIIATFFGGFGAWAVTAPLNGAVVANGYVRVEGNRKSIQHLDGGIVKQLNVREGDRVSEGDVLIRLDDSQARAEYNVLDQQLLVLRATEERLKAELADASGLTMPDDLKQAARDNPNVEGIWRSQIHQFDSRLALLAGQRAVIKEKIAQLEAQITGSEAEAKAFRQQYASVQAERESLTGLLKQGLISKSRYLQLERSGTGLEGQAAETAANIARARQAIAEQLQQMAGLDNERMTEVSKDLRDTQAKLLEVIPKLTNAKAVLSRIDIRSPYSGEVVGLTAFSVGGVIMRGEKIMDIVPDRDSLIIDAQIAVEDIASVHPDMTANVHLTAYKQRITPVVHGTVIQVSADRLIDKRNDAPYYVALVRIDEKELTGLPEVHLYPGMPTTVMIETVQRTALDYLVGPLAMQFEKGFRQK, translated from the coding sequence ATGAAGATCGATGTCCGCAACAAGACGCGCATGGGTGCCAAGCCTGCCGCCGACACCCCGGCCGCCAGCGATTCCATGCGCACGGCCGCGATCGCCGGCTGGGCGATCATCGCCACCTTCTTCGGCGGCTTCGGCGCCTGGGCGGTGACCGCGCCGCTCAACGGCGCCGTGGTCGCCAACGGCTATGTCCGCGTCGAGGGCAACCGCAAGTCGATCCAGCATCTCGATGGCGGCATCGTCAAGCAGCTCAACGTGCGCGAAGGCGACCGCGTCAGCGAAGGCGACGTGCTGATCCGGCTCGACGACAGCCAGGCGCGCGCCGAATACAATGTGCTCGACCAGCAGCTTCTGGTGCTGAGGGCGACCGAGGAGCGGCTGAAGGCCGAGCTGGCCGACGCCTCGGGCCTGACCATGCCGGACGACCTGAAACAGGCGGCGCGCGACAACCCGAATGTCGAGGGCATCTGGCGCAGCCAGATCCACCAGTTCGACAGCCGCCTTGCCCTGCTTGCCGGGCAGCGCGCCGTCATCAAGGAGAAGATCGCGCAGCTGGAGGCGCAGATCACCGGCTCGGAAGCCGAAGCCAAGGCCTTTCGCCAGCAATATGCCTCCGTGCAGGCGGAGCGCGAGAGCCTGACCGGCTTGTTGAAGCAGGGCCTGATCTCCAAGTCGCGCTACCTGCAGCTGGAACGCAGCGGCACCGGGCTGGAAGGCCAGGCCGCCGAGACGGCCGCCAACATCGCCAGGGCCCGGCAGGCGATCGCCGAGCAGTTGCAGCAGATGGCCGGGCTCGACAACGAGCGCATGACGGAAGTGTCGAAGGACCTGCGCGACACCCAGGCCAAGCTGCTCGAGGTCATCCCCAAGCTCACCAATGCGAAGGCCGTGCTCAGCCGCATCGACATCCGCTCGCCCTATTCGGGCGAGGTCGTCGGGCTGACCGCCTTTTCGGTCGGCGGCGTCATCATGCGCGGCGAGAAGATCATGGACATCGTGCCGGACCGCGATTCCCTCATCATCGACGCCCAGATCGCCGTCGAGGACATCGCCAGCGTGCATCCCGACATGACCGCCAATGTCCACCTCACCGCCTACAAGCAGCGCATCACCCCGGTGGTGCACGGCACGGTGATCCAGGTCTCGGCCGACCGGCTGATCGATAAACGCAACGACGCCCCTTATTACGTCGCGCTGGTGCGCATCGACGAAAAGGAACTGACCGGGTTGCCTGAGGTGCATCTCTACCCCGGCATGCCGACCACGGTGATGATCGAAACCGTGCAGCGCACCGCGCTCGACTATCTCGTCGGCCCGCTGGCCATGCAGTTCGAGAAGGGGTTCCGGCAGAAGTAG
- a CDS encoding M12 family metallopeptidase, protein MTSRPPGAEALPPRKRFATQPCRNGAGRVAPTFLATTLLATTLLATLGLPSTAWAEGKPAAVERPEQLLGAPGSVSIDVNGSDVEVPYAITTDGYAVLEGDMIIGGAQELFQLQKMQEDEARKTQKLTLASVDAFQLFGLFDIAGRVWPKGIVAYRINANVDADGKKRLDAAMAMWTSTTKIQFVSAVAGTRAYVEFVHANNADNCSSEVGFLGRRQLIYMGDNCDAGNMAHEIGHALGLGHEQMRSDQDKFVTIKTANIMSGYLKFFTPKPWAYVDAGSYCYGSLMHYGPKMFSSNNFPTIVPKDPSARIGQRDRVASCDQRVIQAAYQAQFAARP, encoded by the coding sequence ATGACATCACGCCCGCCTGGCGCTGAAGCGCTGCCGCCGCGCAAGCGCTTCGCAACGCAACCGTGCCGGAACGGCGCCGGCCGCGTCGCCCCGACCTTTCTGGCAACGACCCTGCTGGCGACGACGTTGCTGGCGACGTTGGGCCTGCCGTCCACGGCGTGGGCCGAAGGCAAGCCGGCCGCGGTGGAACGGCCGGAGCAGCTGCTCGGCGCGCCCGGTTCCGTCTCGATCGACGTCAACGGGTCGGATGTCGAGGTGCCCTATGCGATCACCACGGATGGATATGCCGTTCTCGAGGGCGACATGATCATCGGCGGGGCGCAGGAGCTGTTCCAGCTGCAGAAGATGCAGGAGGACGAGGCCCGGAAAACACAGAAGCTGACGCTGGCGAGCGTCGACGCTTTCCAGCTCTTCGGCCTCTTCGACATAGCGGGCCGCGTCTGGCCCAAGGGCATCGTCGCCTACCGCATCAATGCCAATGTCGATGCCGACGGCAAGAAGCGCCTGGATGCCGCCATGGCGATGTGGACCAGCACGACGAAGATCCAGTTCGTCTCCGCTGTGGCGGGCACGCGCGCCTATGTCGAGTTCGTGCACGCGAACAACGCCGACAACTGTTCCTCCGAGGTCGGCTTCCTCGGCAGGCGGCAGCTGATCTACATGGGCGACAATTGCGACGCGGGCAACATGGCGCACGAGATCGGCCACGCGCTGGGGCTGGGGCATGAGCAGATGCGCAGCGACCAGGACAAGTTCGTGACGATCAAGACCGCCAACATCATGAGCGGATATCTGAAGTTCTTCACGCCGAAGCCGTGGGCCTATGTCGATGCCGGGAGCTACTGCTACGGCTCGCTCATGCACTACGGTCCGAAGATGTTCTCGAGCAATAATTTTCCGACGATCGTGCCCAAGGACCCATCAGCCAGGATCGGCCAGCGGGACCGTGTCGCCTCCTGCGACCAGAGGGTGATCCAGGCGGCCTATCAGGCACAATTCGCGGCGCGGCCCTGA
- a CDS encoding S8 family serine peptidase produces MFDSKAAGFVLAISLGLAGPAAADEKVLVLRIKPGELTRETAQFIGENGKLTTVNSDRPRTIQNIVQSICATAPPAFIVAVQAANKNSAFDYATQIAAGQNILMPPCPPKQTTSLLARNVQPGDTVWGYYKTGTIGADFAPKYALDVPPDNYAPPLNDAQVVAMWDRDISDVTSDSISTKQVVGAFPLGPNNHLVRRNILDTLGVGAKFDSSGKLFAETGLAISADPDTSFVDMFQRANPRIGSADQLKPGEIVLVPDQTPQEYVLPLRDPAESTKLASLSPEAFTKKLGTPVTDVMETTDFRFFKRLADKCVPEDAARMSTVLAGARQLLEENWKQADQQSATVAPEMVFVDSGIFKPTELPAHPALLKSVDQSSPASLASSPSEAELEPPKLLPDAMHGTNVAALALGTSDFAKLARSIGYRMKVRAFRAFTESTTLALRPDGSITIVDGKADVVVHTVDRDRIFDAIKYSADSIVTLSFGREKPIDELRAKLDPLSQTLFIVAAGNDHKSLDTIPLFPGRHGGGEAFNIMTVASIDGDRKLSGFSNWSSDFVDIAAPGCGVATLSYDKDQSAFFGETVNGTSFSAPQVSYTAALIKAVRPSYTGAQIKARLLAGSDIEPALTGSVQEGRVLNMVKALALQHDVVDVRKANGERELRFGQLKPELKPDQFCKAAPDIGNLRILKVIPAFDERDAKPGTTTINFADPGGLVKSATCESKDFQVTLHELSGATVQFSMGEINDITPAWR; encoded by the coding sequence GCGCCGCCGGCCTTCATCGTTGCCGTACAGGCGGCCAACAAGAACAGCGCCTTCGACTATGCAACGCAGATCGCGGCCGGCCAGAACATCCTGATGCCGCCCTGCCCACCGAAGCAGACGACTTCGCTCCTGGCCCGCAACGTGCAGCCGGGCGACACGGTGTGGGGCTATTACAAGACCGGAACGATCGGCGCGGATTTCGCCCCGAAATATGCGCTCGACGTCCCGCCCGACAATTATGCGCCGCCGCTGAACGACGCCCAGGTTGTCGCGATGTGGGATCGCGACATCAGCGACGTCACCTCCGACTCCATCTCGACCAAACAGGTCGTCGGCGCCTTCCCGCTCGGCCCGAACAACCATCTCGTCAGGCGCAACATCCTGGACACGCTAGGGGTGGGCGCGAAGTTCGACAGCTCCGGCAAGCTGTTCGCCGAGACGGGCCTGGCGATCAGCGCGGACCCGGACACGAGCTTCGTCGACATGTTCCAGCGCGCGAACCCGCGCATCGGCTCCGCCGATCAGCTGAAGCCGGGAGAGATCGTGCTGGTGCCGGACCAGACCCCGCAGGAATATGTGCTGCCGCTGCGCGATCCGGCCGAGAGCACCAAACTCGCCTCGCTGTCGCCGGAAGCCTTCACCAAAAAGCTCGGGACCCCGGTGACGGACGTCATGGAGACGACCGATTTTCGCTTCTTCAAGCGGCTCGCCGACAAATGCGTTCCCGAAGACGCCGCCAGGATGAGCACCGTGCTTGCCGGCGCCCGGCAGCTTCTGGAAGAGAACTGGAAACAGGCCGACCAGCAGTCGGCAACGGTGGCGCCGGAAATGGTGTTCGTCGACAGCGGCATCTTCAAGCCGACCGAACTTCCCGCGCACCCGGCCCTGCTCAAGAGCGTCGATCAAAGCTCCCCGGCGAGCCTGGCCAGTTCTCCCAGCGAAGCGGAGCTGGAACCGCCGAAACTGCTGCCCGATGCCATGCACGGCACCAATGTCGCCGCGCTGGCGCTGGGCACCAGCGACTTCGCCAAGCTGGCCCGGTCGATCGGGTACCGGATGAAGGTCCGTGCCTTCAGGGCATTCACCGAATCCACGACGCTGGCGCTGCGCCCCGACGGCTCCATCACCATCGTCGACGGAAAGGCGGACGTCGTCGTCCATACGGTCGATCGCGACCGGATTTTCGATGCCATCAAATATTCGGCGGACAGCATCGTCACCCTCTCCTTCGGCCGGGAAAAACCCATCGACGAGCTTCGCGCCAAGCTCGACCCGCTGTCGCAGACGCTGTTCATCGTGGCGGCGGGAAACGACCACAAATCGCTCGACACGATCCCGCTTTTTCCGGGCCGGCATGGCGGCGGCGAGGCATTCAACATCATGACCGTCGCCTCCATCGACGGCGACAGGAAGCTGTCGGGCTTCTCCAACTGGAGTTCGGATTTCGTCGACATCGCCGCGCCCGGCTGCGGCGTCGCGACGCTTTCCTACGACAAGGACCAAAGCGCCTTCTTCGGCGAAACGGTGAACGGCACGTCGTTCAGCGCACCGCAGGTGTCCTATACGGCGGCGCTGATCAAGGCGGTGCGGCCGAGCTATACGGGGGCCCAGATCAAGGCCCGGCTGCTTGCCGGCTCCGACATCGAACCGGCATTGACCGGCTCGGTGCAGGAGGGCCGTGTCCTCAACATGGTCAAGGCCCTGGCGCTGCAGCACGATGTCGTCGACGTCAGGAAGGCGAATGGCGAGCGCGAGCTCCGCTTCGGACAGCTGAAGCCCGAGCTGAAGCCCGACCAGTTCTGCAAGGCTGCGCCCGACATAGGCAATCTCAGGATCCTGAAGGTCATCCCGGCCTTCGACGAACGCGACGCGAAGCCCGGAACGACGACGATCAACTTCGCCGACCCCGGCGGGCTGGTGAAGTCGGCGACCTGCGAATCGAAGGACTTCCAGGTGACGCTGCACGAGCTATCCGGCGCAACGGTCCAGTTCTCCATGGGGGAGATCAATGACATCACGCCCGCCTGGCGCTGA
- a CDS encoding type I secretion system permease/ATPase: protein MLTEPKSSELRDVLRRCRRYFATALAFSLAINLLYLAGPLYMLQVYDRVISSGSHVTLVMLTIVLMFALACFAGLDFVRARVLTRASVRLDREMAGRLLTATMASSARGVPASSQTLRDFDTYRQFMTGPGIHAVFDLPWAPIYILVIFLMSPLLGWFSLASAVTLVALAVYGQWRVQRPMAESADLASRNYAFADMSLHNAEVVRAMGMMPGLLTRWNIDRDRVIERQVTASDRAATNQSLIRFLRLAMQSLILGLGAYLVIERLQTIGVMFAASILLGRALQPVEQIVGAWRNMIAARNARQRIEMLLATNPAAAPALALPRPEGRLSVEGLVYGLPRNPILRGVSLSLAAGEVLGIIGPSGAGKSTLARQIVGVLAPIAGTVRLDGADVSTWPREELGPHLGYLPQDIELFADTVAANIARFRDDGEDNDVIAAARLAGVHDIILRLPKGYETNVGAGGAVLSGGVRQRIALARAVYGNPAILVLDEPSSNLDSEGDTALLACIAACKQRGTTVIIISHRPNTFAVVDKLLVMKDGAVELFGPKNEVIGQLTRLATVRPEAEPAAPAGAQGATMARAAQ from the coding sequence ATGCTGACAGAGCCGAAATCCAGTGAACTGCGCGACGTGCTTCGCCGCTGCCGGCGCTACTTCGCCACCGCGCTCGCCTTCAGCCTCGCCATCAACCTGCTTTATCTCGCCGGCCCGCTCTACATGCTGCAGGTCTACGACCGGGTCATCTCGAGCGGCAGCCATGTCACGCTGGTGATGCTGACCATCGTCTTGATGTTCGCGCTCGCCTGCTTCGCCGGCCTCGACTTCGTGCGGGCGCGCGTGCTGACCAGGGCGAGCGTGCGGCTCGACCGCGAGATGGCGGGGCGCCTGCTCACCGCCACCATGGCCTCGTCGGCCAGGGGCGTGCCGGCGAGCAGCCAGACGCTGCGCGATTTCGACACCTACCGCCAGTTCATGACCGGGCCCGGCATCCACGCCGTGTTCGACCTGCCCTGGGCGCCGATCTACATCCTCGTCATCTTCCTGATGAGCCCGCTGCTCGGCTGGTTCTCGCTCGCCTCGGCGGTCACGCTGGTGGCGCTTGCCGTCTACGGGCAATGGCGCGTGCAGCGCCCGATGGCGGAATCGGCCGATCTCGCCTCCCGCAACTACGCCTTCGCCGACATGAGCCTGCACAATGCCGAGGTGGTGCGCGCCATGGGCATGATGCCCGGCCTGCTGACGCGCTGGAACATCGACCGCGACCGCGTCATCGAGCGCCAGGTCACCGCCAGCGACCGCGCCGCCACCAACCAGAGCCTCATCCGCTTCCTGCGCCTTGCCATGCAGTCGCTGATCCTCGGGCTCGGCGCCTATCTGGTCATCGAACGGCTGCAGACCATCGGCGTCATGTTCGCCGCCTCGATCCTGCTCGGCCGCGCGCTGCAGCCGGTCGAGCAGATCGTCGGCGCCTGGCGCAACATGATCGCGGCGCGCAACGCCCGCCAGCGCATCGAGATGCTGCTTGCCACCAATCCCGCCGCCGCGCCGGCGCTGGCGCTGCCGCGGCCGGAAGGACGGCTGTCGGTCGAGGGCCTGGTCTACGGCCTGCCGCGCAACCCGATCCTGCGCGGCGTCTCGCTCAGCCTCGCCGCCGGCGAAGTGCTCGGCATCATCGGCCCGTCGGGCGCCGGCAAGTCGACGCTGGCGCGCCAGATCGTCGGCGTGCTCGCCCCCATCGCCGGCACGGTGCGGCTCGACGGCGCCGATGTCTCGACCTGGCCGCGCGAGGAGCTCGGCCCGCATCTCGGCTACCTGCCGCAGGACATCGAGCTGTTCGCCGACACGGTCGCCGCCAACATCGCCCGCTTCCGCGACGACGGCGAGGACAATGACGTCATCGCGGCGGCGCGGCTGGCCGGCGTGCACGACATCATCCTGCGCCTGCCCAAGGGTTATGAAACCAATGTCGGCGCCGGCGGCGCCGTGCTGTCGGGCGGCGTGCGCCAGCGCATCGCGCTTGCCCGCGCCGTCTACGGCAACCCGGCCATCCTGGTGCTGGACGAACCGAGCTCCAATCTCGATTCCGAAGGCGACACCGCGCTGCTGGCCTGCATTGCCGCCTGCAAGCAGCGCGGCACCACGGTGATCATCATCTCGCACCGGCCCAACACCTTCGCCGTGGTCGACAAGCTGCTCGTCATGAAGGACGGCGCGGTCGAGCTGTTCGGGCCGAAGAACGAGGTGATCGGCCAGCTCACCCGCCTGGCAACGGTCAGGCCGGAAGCCGAGCCGGCGGCCCCGGCCGGCGCCCAGGGCGCCACGATGGCGAGGGCGGCACAATGA